The window GATCCCATTTCCACATGTTGATCAACCTCGCTTTTTTACAGATCTAGAGGTCCCTTTTGCCTCCGTTTCTTGTTCCTTTCATGCTCTCTAAACGGCTTCGTTGATAAATACCGACACTTCGCTTATAGAATCCAAGTTTTTTCAAACAGTGTCGACTCTTATCCATTACGGCCACTTGCTGAGATAGATTTTCTCCAACGTTCACATCATGTAGCAAAAATACAGATTTGGCAAGGAAGATACACACCACATTATACAAATCTTCTAAAATTCGATAGAATAAGGTAGAAGGAGCAATGAAAGGAGCCAAGAACGGTCATGATCTATCCTTATCACGAAAAAACGCCGAAAATCGCTGATTCTGCCTTTATCGCTGATTATGTCACCATTACGGGAGATGTTGAAATTGGCGAAGAATCCAGCGTTTGGTTCAACACCGTCATCAGAGGAGACGTTGCACCAACGATCATCGGTAAAAAAGTCAATATTCAAGACAACTCCGTACTTCATCAAAGTCCAAATAATCCATTAATATTGGAAGATGAAGTGACAATCGGCCATCAAGTGATTTTGCACAGTTGCATCATTCGTAAAAAGGCTCTTATCGGTATGGGTTCTATTATACTCGACCGCGCTGAAATTGGAGAAGGGGCTTTTATCGGAGCCGGCAGCCTTGTACCGCCGGGAAAAGTCATCCCTCCACACTCAATGGCTTTCGGACGGCCAGCCAAAGTCATCCGTCCCATAAATGAACATGATAAAAGCGAAATGGAACGAATTGTCCGG of the Bacillus smithii genome contains:
- a CDS encoding gamma carbonic anhydrase family protein — encoded protein: MIYPYHEKTPKIADSAFIADYVTITGDVEIGEESSVWFNTVIRGDVAPTIIGKKVNIQDNSVLHQSPNNPLILEDEVTIGHQVILHSCIIRKKALIGMGSIILDRAEIGEGAFIGAGSLVPPGKVIPPHSMAFGRPAKVIRPINEHDKSEMERIVREYAEKAQYYKQLQNQKD